In the genome of Arctopsyche grandis isolate Sample6627 chromosome 13, ASM5162203v2, whole genome shotgun sequence, the window GGATACATGTCAGAATGCAACAATGCTCTCAATCGTTTAGCCACCAATATTTGCCCTTTATGGGGCCGAATCTTTTGTACGTCTGAATCGAATGCTCTCGACGTACCCTTCAAAACTTCCAAAGTCATCGCAGCAACAACATCAGCCTAGGAGTATTTCTCAAGTATTATTTgactttaaacattttaaaagtatcGTTTTAATGGTTACCTGTCTGGCGATAACAGCTGCTCTTTCAACAGCCTCGGCACCAAGACTGGTGATCAACTGAGTACCGTTTATGAGAGCTATGCCTTCTTTCGCAAATAAACGCATAGGCTTCAAATTGTTGGCTTCTAGAACTTTTAAAGAATCGTCCCATCCAGTTGAAGGACTCCACATTCGACCCTCTCCCATAATGCCTAAAGCCAAATGGGAGAGTGGTGCTAAATCTCCACTGGCTCCGACGGAACCCTGTTCCGGCACCCATGACAAGCAATTATCTGTAATACATCGTTCAACACTGAGAATTCGCTGCTTCCACTCTTATCTTACAATCTTATCGTAATTCGTCGCAGAATATGCTAGTAAGATTTGAATCTTAGCATCGGCAACACCATACAATGctaatttaacgaaaaggtatGAAAATTATACACTCACTATTGAAAGCATTCACTAAGCACATTAAAGTGGATAATGATATTCCACTATAGCCTTTAGCCAAGACGTTGATTCTGAGGGCTAGTAGCATTTTTGTTTTCTGTGGAGAGAGTGGATTGCCCACTCCGGCTGCGTGAGATCGAATTAGATTGTATTGCAATTCCTCCAACTTGTCCATGTCTATCGTAGTCCTGGCGAAGTTACCAAATCCTGTCGTTATTCCATACACAactgaaaaatattcaattcgaaAATAAGGCTGTATTAACTATATGTGTTGAATtaacttaaatatataaatgatgaACCTTTCTTTTCCTTCAATATCTTTTCCACCAAGTTTCTTGATTTGATTACATTTTGCTCAGATTCTTTGGTTAGTTTAATTCTGTAACGACCTCGACCAAGTTGGCGTAAATCATCAGAGCTTAAACTTATACCATccaaatataatacctataAAAATGCATAAATTTCATCCATTAAGGCAACACGAAttcgttgaaatttttttacaaacaacATAATCATTCAAAAGAATTAATCTTTTATACTTAAAAGCATTTACcagaaaaatttatttcaaaatgttttttaatattaatgtaacctaaattaaaaacatgaaatagaaaaatttcaatattttatatttttaatggaatATATCATTCACTACCatttatattaagaaaaaaaatcataggcATAAAAATAGGTTCTCCTATTTATAcaattcattatattaaaaatatatgtatgtgtttctaTTTAGATAACGtataattaatgtaattaaaataataacgaaATCACTTACTTCAGTCGATGCTTGAAATTCTGTTGGACTGTAAATATTATGTTaaagtaaatattgtatttaaatgcgtttttttatttatttttgtgtttgaGAAGTAATCTGACGTTACTtagtgaaatttaattatttcatatatttaaaaggatACGGTGGTTCCAAGACATGTTGTAATTCAGCGGGAATGATATTCTGTTTTTCTTTATCCGACGTTAGAACTACAAATTCCAGCATACTAGagttagttttatatattttttatgcttaaatgcttaaatatctattattttttttatatatacctatattgaCAAATTCGTTGTCATCTAAAACGCTCTTTATGATATCATCGTTGTCTAAAATTACTCCACCTCTTGTCTTACGAACTTCTTCTACGTTTAAATTGATGAGTTGATCTTTCGATTCGCCATCTTCGTTCTTTTGAGTCTTATTCAACTTTAGATATCTCTTTATGGCTTCATTTCCCAGCCATCgtattgtatttttatcttgAAGACAATAAAAAATGCCAATTGAGTGTTATAAATGGAATCTGTTGTTATTAATCTAACGTAatgcttaaaataaaattatgttgcTATAGAACAGTGTACTTTTGCAAATAGactttttcgatataaaatgaaatatttttttattattttca includes:
- the LOC143920982 gene encoding histidine ammonia-lyase-like isoform X2; protein product: MKISCRVHGEWLQVPNKNTIRWLGNEAIKRYLKLNKTQKNEDGESKDQLINLNVEEVRKTRGGVILDNDDIIKSVLDDNEFVNIVLTSDKEKQNIIPAELQHVLEPPPTEFQASTEVLYLDGISLSSDDLRQLGRGRYRIKLTKESEQNVIKSRNLVEKILKEKKVVYGITTGFGNFARTTIDMDKLEELQYNLIRSHAAGVGNPLSPQKTKMLLALRINVLAKGYSGISLSTLMCLVNAFNNNCLSWVPEQGSVGASGDLAPLSHLALGIMGEGRMWSPSTGWDDSLKVLEANNLKPMRLFAKEGIALINGTQLITSLGAEAVERAAVIARQADVVAAMTLEVLKGTSRAFDSDVQKIRPHKGQILVAKRLRALLHSDMYPSQIAQSHRFCNRVQDAYTLRCCPQVHGIVHDTINFVSEIIATEINSGTDNPIVFADRGEIISAGNFHGEYPAKVLDYLAIAIHELASMSERRVERLVNPALSELPAFLVKEGGINSGFMLAHCTAASLVSENKVLCHPSSVDSLSTSAAQEDHVSMGGFSARKALMVIENVEKVIAIELLAACQAIEFLRPLKTTVPLEEVHKVVRGVVRAWDKDRYMSPDIEAVTNLLLEEKIWNAVKHHVDYYHSSTNVETHVFSPTAVMVGETQRPRLQGKKRKVGSKANGDN
- the LOC143920982 gene encoding histidine ammonia-lyase-like isoform X1, coding for MKISCRVHGEWLQVPSTDDKNTIRWLGNEAIKRYLKLNKTQKNEDGESKDQLINLNVEEVRKTRGGVILDNDDIIKSVLDDNEFVNIVLTSDKEKQNIIPAELQHVLEPPPTEFQASTEVLYLDGISLSSDDLRQLGRGRYRIKLTKESEQNVIKSRNLVEKILKEKKVVYGITTGFGNFARTTIDMDKLEELQYNLIRSHAAGVGNPLSPQKTKMLLALRINVLAKGYSGISLSTLMCLVNAFNNNCLSWVPEQGSVGASGDLAPLSHLALGIMGEGRMWSPSTGWDDSLKVLEANNLKPMRLFAKEGIALINGTQLITSLGAEAVERAAVIARQADVVAAMTLEVLKGTSRAFDSDVQKIRPHKGQILVAKRLRALLHSDMYPSQIAQSHRFCNRVQDAYTLRCCPQVHGIVHDTINFVSEIIATEINSGTDNPIVFADRGEIISAGNFHGEYPAKVLDYLAIAIHELASMSERRVERLVNPALSELPAFLVKEGGINSGFMLAHCTAASLVSENKVLCHPSSVDSLSTSAAQEDHVSMGGFSARKALMVIENVEKVIAIELLAACQAIEFLRPLKTTVPLEEVHKVVRGVVRAWDKDRYMSPDIEAVTNLLLEEKIWNAVKHHVDYYHSSTNVETHVFSPTAVMVGETQRPRLQGKKRKVGSKANGDN